The following coding sequences lie in one Komagataeibacter sucrofermentans DSM 15973 genomic window:
- the rnc gene encoding ribonuclease III, producing the protein MEVERVPAAEIRRLEACLGYHFIRPELLLRALTHRSAAHERSGNRRTRLSVARRGAGSNERLEFIGDRVLGLVMAEWLLERFPDEQEGALGPRHAHLVSRTVLAQVAHEMGLQSALDVAEHEARAGVRQMATVLADAVEALLGALYLDGGLDPARAFVRRMWREAIVAQARPPKDPKTALQEWVLGRGLPLPQYRVVSSDGPSHAPRFVIAVDAQGKTGQGIAGSKRAAESDAASDLLRQLGVDSQAAITTNRKGQGQ; encoded by the coding sequence ATGGAGGTCGAGCGCGTTCCCGCAGCCGAGATCAGGCGGCTGGAGGCGTGCCTGGGCTATCACTTCATCCGCCCCGAGCTGCTGCTGCGTGCGCTCACGCACCGCTCGGCGGCGCATGAGCGCAGCGGCAACCGCCGCACGCGCCTCAGTGTGGCCCGGCGCGGGGCGGGATCGAACGAGCGCCTCGAGTTCATAGGGGACCGGGTGCTCGGGCTGGTCATGGCCGAATGGCTGCTCGAGCGCTTCCCCGATGAGCAGGAAGGCGCCCTTGGCCCACGGCATGCCCATCTGGTCTCGCGCACGGTGCTGGCGCAGGTGGCCCATGAGATGGGGCTGCAATCGGCGCTCGACGTAGCCGAGCATGAAGCGCGCGCAGGCGTGCGGCAGATGGCCACCGTGCTGGCTGATGCGGTCGAGGCGCTGCTCGGCGCGCTCTATCTTGATGGCGGGCTCGACCCGGCCCGCGCCTTCGTGCGGCGCATGTGGCGCGAGGCCATCGTAGCCCAGGCCCGCCCGCCCAAGGACCCCAAGACGGCGTTGCAGGAATGGGTGCTCGGGCGCGGCCTGCCGCTGCCGCAATACCGTGTCGTTTCATCGGACGGGCCATCGCACGCGCCGCGTTTTGTCATTGCGGTCGATGCGCAGGGCAAGACCGGCCAGGGCATTGCAGGCAGCAAGCGCGCGGCTGAAAGCGATGCCGCATCGGACCTGCTGCGCCAGTTGGGCGTGGACAGCCAGGCCGCCATAACCACGAACCGTAAAGGGCAGGGACAATGA